The sequence TGGCGGATTCGCTGGCCGGGCAGGGTGTGCCGGAGGCGGCAGCGCGGCGTGCGGCCGACGCAGTAGCCCGCGGCGAGGGCGTGGTTACGGTCCGGGCCGGTGCTCGCGACCGCGATGCCGTGCAGATCTTCCGGGACTTGGGAGCGGAGTTCCTTCACGCGGAGGGGATGGACGCCGTCCCGGTCGGCACGGCATCGAGCGTAGCCGGAGTTCCTTCACGCGGAGGGGATGGACGAGCTGGGCTATCCCCTCGATGACCTGCCGGGCGCCATCGACGACGGGGCGCGACCCGGGGACGGCCCGGGCGAACCGGCGCGTTGACGCACTGCCGGGGTGACGGAGATTACCAACGCGCTGGTCGAAGCCTTGACCTGGGTCGCAGGGACGGCGCGCACGCGCGCGTCGTGAGGGGCGTGGCGCGTAGTGCGCGTTGCGTACTGCGTATTGCGTATTGCTCTGCTCTTCCCTGGTGGGCTCCGTCCGAGAGGGGTTGGGGGTGAGGGGGACGAGGCTGCCCCGACGCGCCACGGCACACGCCAGACGGCATAGCGTTTGCGTACCCCCAGTGCCGATATGCGATCCGCGCCACGGTGGGGGACTGGAGGGAAAGACCGATGAGCAGCGAAACATGGGAACCGAGGAGCAGTCTGCTGTCGCTGCGCGATGCGGTAGATCGGCTGCTGGAGAGCGCGCCGTTTGTCCGCCGCGGTGGGGCGTTGCTCAACCTGCGGGACCACGGTGACGAGTATGTCGTCACGGTCGCCATGCCGGGCGTGCGGCCGGAGGACATCGACGTGCGCATCAGCGGCAACATGCTCGAGATCACCGGCGAGACGCGGGAGTCGGAGGAGTATGAGACGGGTCACTGGCTGATCCGTGAGCGCCAGATCGGGCGCATCGAGCGGATCGAGTCGCTGCCGGGCCCGGTGGACGTCGATCGGGCCACGACACATTACGAGCACGGCATCCTCACCATTCGGCTGCCCAAGCTCACCCCCTCCGGCGCCCGGCGGATCCCCGTCCGCGCAGGGAGCGAAGCCGACCGGCCGCTCACCGCGGGCGGACAGGAAATGCCCGCAGGGCACATGCAGGCGAGAACGTCCTCCCCGTCATCCACACAGCAGCAGCCGCTGGATCGGACGCAGGTGCGCGAGGGGATGGAGGTCGTGGGGGCCGACGGGCAACGCGTCGGCGTCGTCAAGGAGGTCCGCGACCGGGACTTCCTCGTGGACCGCACGATGAAGCGCGATGTCTACGTCCCCTTCGATGCCGCAACGAGCGTCGAGGGCACGCGCGTCATCCTGGCCATCGGGGCGGAGCAGGTCGACGCCATGAACTGGGAAGAGCCGCGCCTCACCTGATGCCGGCACCACGTTGAACGGCGCGAGCGAGAAGCCCGGGCGGGTCCACAGTGAGCGTCCGGGGGAGTGGAGTGACAGCATGGCTGAGATCGGATACGCCCTCTCCAGCGAAGAGCACGACGCGGCGACGCTGGTGCGCCTCGCCCGCGAGGCGGAAGAGGCCGGGTTCACCTTCGCCCTCATCTCCGACCACTATCATCCCTGGATCGACCGGCAGGGGCACAGCCCCTTCGTCTGGACCGTCATCGGCGCGATCGCTCAAGAAACCGAGCGCCTGCGGCTCGGCACCGGCGTCACCTGTCCCACCATGCGCATCCACCCCGCGGTCATCGCCCACGCGGCAGCGACCGCGGCGTCGCTCATGCCCGGCCGCTTCTTCCTGGGCGTAGGCAGCGGCGAGAACCTGAACGAGCATGTCGTCGGCGTGCGCTGGCCCCCGGCGCAGGAGCGACTCGCCATGCTCGCCGAGGCGATCGAGATTATCCGCTGGCTGTGGGAAGGGGACTGGGTCACCCACGAAGGGGAGTACTACACGGTGGACCGAGCTCGCCTGTATGACCTGCCGCCGGAGCCACCGCCCCTGTACGTCGCGGCGTCCGGCCCGAACGCCGCGCGGCTGGCGGGTGAGCTGGGCGACGGCCTGATCAGCACGGCGCCGAAGCCCGAGTTGGTGGAGGCGTTCCAGGAGGCGGGCGGCGCCGGGATGCCCAGCTACGGTCAGCTCACCGTCTGCTGGGCGCCGAGCGAGGAGACGGCCCGGAAGATCGCGCGCGAGTGGTGGCCGAACGCCGCGCTGTCGGGCGACATCAGCCAGGAGTTGCCGCTGCCGCGCCACTACGAGCAGGCGACCGCGACCGTGCGCGAGGAGGACGTGGCGCAGGCCATCATCTGCGGCCCGGACCCGGAGAAGCACATTGCCGGGATTCAGCAGTTCCTCGACGCCGGGTTCGACGCGGTCTATGTCCACCAGGTCGGCACCGACCAGGCCGGCTTCTTCCGCTTCTACCAGGAGCACGTGCTCCCGGCGTTTGCCTAGGCGTCGCGTGACCACGCGGAGCCCGCACCCGGGCGATACGGTTCCTGCCGCGCCGGTGAGTGCCCGGGGGTAAACCCCCGGGCTGACGAAAAAAGAGCGGCTAGAGCCGGCTGGGGGCGCAGCAGGGCGCAGAACCGGATGTTGCGGTGTCAGCAGGTCGGCCTGTGCCCGGGGGTAAACCCCCGGGCTGAAAAGGAAAAGCCCACTGAAGGGGCTCCCTTGTCCCACACTCGCGCTGACCCAATCCGGCATCCCACCAGGCGCCGTGTCCCTAGCCCGCTTCAGCGGGCTTTCGTTGTCAGCCCGGCGGCTTTAGCCCCGGGCACGGGCCACGGCGCGGGATCCTTCGTACCACCATCCCGGGCATCGACCGTGCCGCGGCGTGCCACGCACCATCCGGCCGCGGGAGCGTGTCACCAACCCGCGCCATACCAGGGCGGCGGCCCGGGAGTTCGCCCCCGGGCACGCGCCACGGCACACGCCCCTTTCACCACGCGGTTCGCATCATTCCGCTGCGCAATGCGATACTGTCGCGGAGTTCAAAGGACTGTGCCCACGGCTTGTCAGGGCTGGCGGCGCCCGCGAGGGCGGAATGTATACATTGGCGCGTGTTAGCGGTTTGCGGGGCGGGCCTGAGACTGCCCAGCGGGTGGGCAGATGCCGGTGCAGCAACGTGCACACAGCCGATAGTTCGATGCCGAGGGCGCCGGTGATCCGGATGTCGCCTCTTGACAGTGGTGGAGGTGCTCATTAGGATGGTTGTATACAACCAACGAGACAGGCACGACGGGAGGGCTGACGCGCGGGCGCCGGGTGGCGCGGCGCGCAGCAGCGAGCGGGTGAGCAGCGCCGAGGTGTACCAGCAGCTCCGGCAGCTCATCCTTGGCGGGGTTTACCGTCCGGGGGAGCGGCTGGTCGAGGAGAACGTTGCTCAGCGGCTGGGCGTCAGCCGGACGCCGGTCCGACAGGCGTTGACGATGCTCGAGGCAGAGGGGCTCGTCGAGATTGTCCGGCACCGTGGGGCGACGGTCTGCGCCTTCGGCATCGACGATGTGTGGAACCTCTACGACCTGCGGGCCGTGCTTGAGGCTCACGCGGCCGCCCGAGCGGCCACGCGGATAACCGACGCGGAGCTGGAGCGGATGCAGGAGCTGGCCTCGCAGATGGAGCGCCTGAGCGAAGAGCCGCGCGCCAGTCGCGATGAGGAGGCGCGCCTGCTGGTGCAGTACAACCAGGAGTTCCACCAGATCGTCATCCAGGCCAGCCGGAATCCACACCTCGACAAGCTCGTCCGCCGCACCGTCGAGGTGCCGCTCGTGTTCAAGTCCTTCTTCTGGTACGGCCCGCACGAGCGCGCCATCTCCAACTACTACCACCGTCAGATCCTGCGCGCGCTGCGGGAACGTGATGCCACGCGGGCGGAGATCGTCATGCGTGAGCACATCTACGGGGGGCGAGACTTCGTGATTCAGAAGCTGAAGGAAGAGATGCCATGACTGGGGCAGAGCGCCCGTTGGCCGGGGTGCGGGTGATCGAGATGGGGGTCCTGCTGGCCGGGCCCTTCTGCGGTCAGCTCCTGGCCGACTTCGGGGCCGAGGTGATCAAGGTCGAGGCGCCCGGCGTGGGCGACCCGATGCGCGCCTGGGGCCAGCATCGGAAGGATGGCCGCTCCCTCTGGTGGCCGGTGATCGCACGCAACAAGAAGTCGATCACGCTCAACCTGCGCGAGCCGGAGGGGCAGGAGATCGCGCGGCGCCTGATCGCCACCGCCGACATCCTGGTGGAGAACTTCCGGCCGGGCACGCTGGAGCGCTGGGGGCTCGGCTGGGATCGGCTCAGCGAGATCAACCCGAAGCTGATCATGGTCCGCGTCTCGGGCTACGGCCAGACCGGCCCGTACAGCCAGCGGGCCGGGTTCGGTGTCATCGGTGAGGCCATGGGCGGGCTGCGCAACGTCACCGGCTACCCTGACCGGCCGCCGACGCGGGTCGGGATCAGCATCGGCGACTCGCTGGCCGCCACCTTCGGCGCGCTGGGAGCGCTCGTCGCGCTCCATCACCGCGACGTCAACGGCGGGCGGGGACAGGTCGTTGACGTCGGCATCTACGAGGCGGTCCTGGCCATGATGGAGAGCACCATCCCGGAGTACGCCCTCACCGGCTACATCCGCGGGCGCACCGGATCGACGATACCGGGCGTGGCGCCATCCAACATCTACCCGACGAAGGATGGGGACTATGTCCTGATTGCCGGGAACGCCGACAACGTCTTCCGGCGGCTCTCCGAGGCGATCGGCCACCCGGAGTGGCCCGACGACCCGCGCTTCGCTACGCACCAGGCGCGCGGCGAGCACATGGAGGAACTGGACGGCATGATCGCCGACTGGACCCGCCAGCGGAGCGCCGAGGAGATCCTCTCCACCATGCACGAGGCGGGGGTCCCGGCCGGGAAGGTCTACACCGCCAAGGACATGATGGAGGACCCGCAGTTCGCGGCGCGGGAGAACATCGTCTGGGTGGAGGACCCGGAGATCGGCCCGATCCCGATGCAGAACGTGGTGCCGCGCCTGAGCGAGACGCCGGGGGCCGTGCGCAGCACCGGCCCGGCACTCGGCCAGCACAACGCCGAGATCTACGGCGAGCTGCTCGGGATCAGCCCGGAGGAGCAGGCGAGCCTGCGGGAGCGGGGGGTGATCTGATGCGGGTGACGATCGTCGAGGTCGGTCCCCGCGACGGCCTCCAGAACGAGGCGACGATCCTCGAGCCGGCGGTGCGTGCGGAGCTGTGCGACCGGCTGGCGGCGGCCGGGCTGTCGCGCATCGAGGCTGCCAGCTTCGTCAACCCCAAGCGGGTGCCGCAGATGGCCGGTGCCGAGGAGGTGTTGGCGGCGACCCAGCGTCGCCCGGGGACGACCTACGCCGGGCTCGTGCTCAACGAGCGGGGCTATGAGCGGGCCGTGGCGGCGGGCGTGGACGAGATCCACTACGCCTTTCCCGTGACCGACACCTTCGCGCTGCGCAACCAGAACGCGACCGTGGCCGACTCGGTCGCGCTGGCCGGGCGGCTGGTCGCCCGCGCGCGGGAGGACGGCCTGCGCATCAGCGTGACGCTCAGCGTCGCCTTCGGCTGCCCCTTTGAGGGGCGGGTCGAGCCGGAGCGGGTGCTCCAGATCGCCGAGCAGGTGCAGGCGGCCGGGCCGGACGAGATCATCCTGGCCGACACCATCGGCGTCGGTGTGCCCCGGCAGGTGCGGGAGCTGGTTGAGGGCACCCGTGCCCTCGGCGCCACTGTCGGGTGCCACTTCCACAACACGCGCAATACCGGGATCGCGAACGCGCTGGCGGCGGTCGAGTCGGGGGCCATGATCCTCGACGCGTCCGTCGGCGGCACCGGTGGCTGTCCCTTCGCGCCCCGCGCCACCGGCAACATCGCGACCGAGGATCTCGTCTACCTCCTCCATGGGATGGGGTACGAGACCGGGGTGGATCTG is a genomic window of Sphaerobacter thermophilus DSM 20745 containing:
- a CDS encoding CaiB/BaiF CoA transferase family protein, yielding MTGAERPLAGVRVIEMGVLLAGPFCGQLLADFGAEVIKVEAPGVGDPMRAWGQHRKDGRSLWWPVIARNKKSITLNLREPEGQEIARRLIATADILVENFRPGTLERWGLGWDRLSEINPKLIMVRVSGYGQTGPYSQRAGFGVIGEAMGGLRNVTGYPDRPPTRVGISIGDSLAATFGALGALVALHHRDVNGGRGQVVDVGIYEAVLAMMESTIPEYALTGYIRGRTGSTIPGVAPSNIYPTKDGDYVLIAGNADNVFRRLSEAIGHPEWPDDPRFATHQARGEHMEELDGMIADWTRQRSAEEILSTMHEAGVPAGKVYTAKDMMEDPQFAARENIVWVEDPEIGPIPMQNVVPRLSETPGAVRSTGPALGQHNAEIYGELLGISPEEQASLRERGVI
- a CDS encoding Hsp20 family protein, which gives rise to MSSETWEPRSSLLSLRDAVDRLLESAPFVRRGGALLNLRDHGDEYVVTVAMPGVRPEDIDVRISGNMLEITGETRESEEYETGHWLIRERQIGRIERIESLPGPVDVDRATTHYEHGILTIRLPKLTPSGARRIPVRAGSEADRPLTAGGQEMPAGHMQARTSSPSSTQQQPLDRTQVREGMEVVGADGQRVGVVKEVRDRDFLVDRTMKRDVYVPFDAATSVEGTRVILAIGAEQVDAMNWEEPRLT
- a CDS encoding GntR family transcriptional regulator, producing the protein MVVYNQRDRHDGRADARAPGGAARSSERVSSAEVYQQLRQLILGGVYRPGERLVEENVAQRLGVSRTPVRQALTMLEAEGLVEIVRHRGATVCAFGIDDVWNLYDLRAVLEAHAAARAATRITDAELERMQELASQMERLSEEPRASRDEEARLLVQYNQEFHQIVIQASRNPHLDKLVRRTVEVPLVFKSFFWYGPHERAISNYYHRQILRALRERDATRAEIVMREHIYGGRDFVIQKLKEEMP
- a CDS encoding hydroxymethylglutaryl-CoA lyase, encoding MRVTIVEVGPRDGLQNEATILEPAVRAELCDRLAAAGLSRIEAASFVNPKRVPQMAGAEEVLAATQRRPGTTYAGLVLNERGYERAVAAGVDEIHYAFPVTDTFALRNQNATVADSVALAGRLVARAREDGLRISVTLSVAFGCPFEGRVEPERVLQIAEQVQAAGPDEIILADTIGVGVPRQVRELVEGTRALGATVGCHFHNTRNTGIANALAAVESGAMILDASVGGTGGCPFAPRATGNIATEDLVYLLHGMGYETGVDLQALIACAEWLAERLGRELPGQVYRAGGFAPVAG
- a CDS encoding TIGR03557 family F420-dependent LLM class oxidoreductase, translating into MAEIGYALSSEEHDAATLVRLAREAEEAGFTFALISDHYHPWIDRQGHSPFVWTVIGAIAQETERLRLGTGVTCPTMRIHPAVIAHAAATAASLMPGRFFLGVGSGENLNEHVVGVRWPPAQERLAMLAEAIEIIRWLWEGDWVTHEGEYYTVDRARLYDLPPEPPPLYVAASGPNAARLAGELGDGLISTAPKPELVEAFQEAGGAGMPSYGQLTVCWAPSEETARKIAREWWPNAALSGDISQELPLPRHYEQATATVREEDVAQAIICGPDPEKHIAGIQQFLDAGFDAVYVHQVGTDQAGFFRFYQEHVLPAFA